A window of the Acidobacteriota bacterium genome harbors these coding sequences:
- a CDS encoding ATP-binding protein translates to MAKRVLLAWSSGKDSAWALHVLGRREDCEVVGLLTTFNQEADRVSMHAVRRELVQAQAEAAGLPLWEVELPSPCCNEEYERRMGEAHQRAKAQGVTHMAFGDLFLEDIREYRIKMLSGSGIDPFFPIWCSARETPALAGRMLDAGLRAVITCVDPRQLDPGLAGRYYDQALLSELPSAVDPCGERGEFHTFCFAGPMFSHPIAVQPGEIVTREGFRFADVKAAERPARNQSSRSP, encoded by the coding sequence ATGGCGAAGCGGGTCCTGTTGGCATGGAGTTCGGGGAAGGACAGCGCTTGGGCGCTGCATGTGCTTGGGCGCCGGGAGGATTGCGAGGTGGTTGGGCTGCTGACCACCTTCAATCAGGAGGCCGATCGCGTCAGCATGCACGCCGTGCGGCGGGAGCTGGTGCAGGCTCAAGCCGAAGCCGCCGGGCTGCCGCTTTGGGAGGTGGAGTTGCCCTCGCCCTGTTGCAATGAGGAATACGAGAGACGCATGGGGGAGGCTCATCAGCGGGCCAAGGCCCAGGGGGTGACGCACATGGCCTTCGGCGACCTGTTCCTGGAGGACATCCGCGAGTATCGCATCAAGATGCTTTCCGGCAGCGGCATCGACCCGTTTTTCCCCATCTGGTGCTCGGCCCGTGAGACGCCGGCATTGGCCGGGCGCATGCTGGACGCGGGGTTGCGGGCCGTCATCACCTGCGTCGATCCCCGACAGCTCGATCCCGGCTTGGCCGGACGCTATTACGACCAGGCCCTGCTGAGCGAGTTGCCGTCCGCGGTCGACCCCTGCGGAGAACGCGGCGAATTCCACACATTCTGCTTCGCGGGCCCTATGTTCAGCCACCCCATCGCCGTCCAGCCCGGCGAGATCGTCACCCGGGAAGGCTTCCGCTTCGCCGATGTGAAAGCCGCCGAGAGGCCCGCGCGGAACCAAAGCAGCCGTTCTCCGTAA
- a CDS encoding DUF998 domain-containing protein: MKEDPNDLVISYLTLRKAIGILGTALPFLLALGALLFGTGLRRSISSYYHTHMGDVFVGTLFVIGFFLMSYKGYERKDNIAGNLACVFAVGTALFPEAPEGPLSGSDVLVDRLHFIFAGLLFLTLTYFALILFTKTDPKHPPGPKKLLRIKIYRVTGYMMLACIALIFIYFRLPEGTQTALESLNPVFWLEAILVVAFGVSWLIKGEAILGDD; this comes from the coding sequence ATGAAAGAAGACCCCAACGACCTGGTCATTTCTTATCTGACCTTGCGAAAGGCTATCGGAATCCTGGGAACCGCCTTGCCCTTTTTGCTGGCTTTGGGCGCCCTGCTTTTCGGAACCGGTCTTCGCCGGTCGATCAGCAGCTACTACCACACCCACATGGGAGACGTCTTCGTGGGCACGCTGTTCGTGATCGGCTTCTTCCTCATGTCCTACAAGGGCTATGAGCGCAAAGACAATATCGCCGGCAACCTGGCCTGCGTTTTCGCCGTGGGCACTGCGCTTTTTCCCGAGGCACCCGAGGGTCCCCTCTCCGGCTCGGATGTGCTGGTCGACCGCCTCCACTTCATCTTTGCGGGCCTTCTCTTTCTGACGCTGACCTATTTCGCCCTCATCCTCTTCACCAAGACCGACCCCAAACACCCCCCCGGCCCCAAGAAGCTGCTCAGAATCAAGATCTACAGGGTGACCGGCTACATGATGCTGGCCTGCATTGCGCTCATTTTCATCTACTTCCGTCTCCCCGAGGGCACGCAGACGGCCCTGGAGTCTCTCAACCCCGTTTTCTGGCTTGAAGCCATTTTGGTGGTGGCCTTCGGAGTGTCCTGGCTGATTAAGGGCGAAGCCATTCTGGGCGATGACTGA